From Nocardioides daedukensis, the proteins below share one genomic window:
- the dapE gene encoding succinyl-diaminopimelate desuccinylase — protein MPELDLSADAVTLTEALVNIESVSRDEKAIADAIEMALTGLDHLHVTRHGNTIVARTDLGREDRVVIAGHIDTVPLNNNLPARREGDLLHGLGTCDMKGGVAVGLKLAAGVPDPDRDVTYVFYEAEEIEAEHNGLYKLSISHPELMQADFAILMEPSNGVVEAGCQGTIRVEVTTRGERAHSARSWMGVNAIHGAAEILEILKAHQPRKPVIDGLEFHEGLNAVFISGGVAGNVLPDECVVTVNYRFAPDRSADDAEEWLRQLFAGHDVVVTDKSPGALPGLSVPAAAAFIEAVGGTANPKFGWTDVARFSGLGVPAVNFGPGDPLLAHKQEEFVPIAQIVECERQLRAWLGAEA, from the coding sequence ATGCCGGAACTCGATCTCTCAGCCGACGCCGTCACCCTCACCGAGGCCCTCGTCAACATCGAGTCGGTGAGCCGGGACGAGAAGGCGATCGCCGACGCGATCGAGATGGCCCTGACCGGTCTCGATCACTTGCATGTCACCCGGCACGGCAACACCATCGTGGCGCGCACCGACCTGGGGCGCGAGGACCGCGTGGTGATCGCGGGCCACATCGACACCGTCCCGCTGAACAACAACCTTCCGGCCCGGCGCGAGGGCGACCTGCTGCACGGCCTGGGGACCTGCGACATGAAGGGCGGGGTCGCTGTCGGGCTCAAGCTGGCCGCAGGCGTTCCGGACCCCGATCGAGACGTCACTTACGTGTTCTACGAGGCGGAGGAGATCGAGGCCGAGCACAACGGGCTCTACAAGCTCAGCATCTCCCATCCCGAGCTGATGCAGGCCGACTTCGCGATCCTGATGGAACCCTCCAACGGCGTCGTCGAAGCAGGGTGCCAGGGCACCATCCGGGTCGAGGTGACCACCCGCGGCGAGCGGGCGCACAGCGCGCGGAGCTGGATGGGTGTCAACGCGATCCACGGTGCCGCCGAGATCCTCGAAATCCTCAAGGCGCATCAGCCGCGCAAGCCGGTGATCGATGGGCTGGAGTTCCACGAGGGGCTCAATGCGGTCTTCATCTCCGGCGGCGTCGCTGGCAACGTCCTTCCCGATGAGTGCGTCGTGACCGTGAACTACCGCTTCGCCCCGGACCGATCGGCCGACGATGCGGAGGAATGGCTCCGCCAGCTCTTCGCCGGTCACGACGTGGTGGTGACCGACAAGTCTCCCGGTGCCCTGCCCGGACTCTCGGTCCCGGCCGCTGCGGCGTTCATCGAGGCCGTCGGCGGCACCGCCAACCCGAAGTTCGGCTGGACCGACGTCGCGCGCTTCAGCGGGCTCGGCGTACCGGCGGTCAACTTCGGCCCCGGCGACCCGCTGCTGGCCCACAAGCAGGAGGAGTTCGTCCCGATCGCGCAGATCGTCGAGTGCGAGCGCCAGCTCCGCGCCTGGCTCGGGGCCGAGGCATGA
- a CDS encoding TIGR00730 family Rossman fold protein, which translates to MSGKGEKKRGDKYRGPVMMRRSQIDSGTTDQRLLDSRGPSDWVHTDPWRVLRIQSEFVEGFGALAELGPAIGVFGSARTQPEDPFYAKGEEVGRKLVEAGFAVITGGGPGAMEAANKGASEAGGASIGLGIELPFETGLNQWVDKGINFRYFFARKTMFVKYSQGFVVLPGGVGTLDELFEAITLVQTQKVTSFPVVLMGVDYWSGLLDWLRDSVLAEGKISEADLDLFTLTDDVDLAVRLMVEAREGRGPTARAPKQPE; encoded by the coding sequence ATGAGCGGCAAGGGGGAGAAGAAGCGTGGCGACAAATATCGCGGACCGGTGATGATGCGCCGTTCCCAGATCGACAGTGGCACCACCGACCAGCGGCTGCTCGACTCCCGTGGCCCCTCGGACTGGGTGCACACTGACCCCTGGCGCGTCCTGCGGATCCAGTCGGAGTTCGTCGAGGGCTTCGGCGCGCTGGCCGAGCTCGGTCCGGCCATCGGTGTCTTCGGCTCTGCGAGGACCCAGCCCGAGGACCCCTTCTACGCCAAGGGCGAGGAGGTGGGGCGCAAGCTGGTCGAGGCCGGTTTCGCCGTGATTACCGGCGGTGGCCCCGGCGCGATGGAGGCGGCCAACAAGGGGGCCTCCGAGGCCGGTGGCGCCAGCATCGGGCTCGGCATCGAGCTTCCCTTCGAGACCGGGCTCAACCAGTGGGTCGACAAGGGCATCAACTTCAGGTACTTCTTCGCCCGCAAGACGATGTTCGTCAAATATTCCCAGGGCTTCGTGGTGCTGCCCGGGGGCGTGGGCACCCTGGACGAGCTCTTCGAGGCGATCACCCTGGTCCAGACCCAGAAGGTCACCTCGTTCCCCGTGGTGCTGATGGGCGTGGACTACTGGTCCGGTCTTCTCGACTGGCTCCGCGACTCCGTGCTCGCCGAGGGCAAGATCAGCGAGGCCGACCTCGACCTGTTCACCCTCACCGATGACGTCGACCTCGCGGTGCGGCTGATGGTCGAGGCCCGCGAAGGCCGAGGCCCCACGGCACGAGCCCCCAAGCAACCGGAGTGA
- a CDS encoding DivIVA domain-containing protein — protein sequence MMWFFAILAVLALGGVAVVASGRGAPMAEVHSDRPDVLVPADRQLHGSDLRRIRLSTAVRGYRMDEVDALLSRLAAQLEASEARAAGPDADPLTGEVDGGPRGG from the coding sequence ATGATGTGGTTCTTCGCCATCCTGGCTGTGCTCGCCCTCGGCGGGGTCGCCGTGGTCGCCTCGGGCAGAGGGGCCCCGATGGCCGAGGTGCACAGCGACCGCCCCGACGTACTCGTCCCCGCAGACCGCCAGCTGCACGGCAGCGACCTGCGCCGGATCCGGTTGAGCACGGCCGTGCGGGGCTATCGGATGGACGAGGTCGACGCACTGCTCTCACGCCTGGCCGCACAGCTCGAGGCGAGCGAGGCTCGGGCCGCCGGGCCCGACGCCGACCCGCTCACCGGGGAGGTCGATGGCGGGCCGAGGGGCGGATGA
- a CDS encoding M14 family zinc carboxypeptidase, whose product MKTRVLIIVSLVLTATLLAVPSQTSAGGFPAVTETRILGHSVQGRPIRAWRLGDPNASRKAVIVSTMHGNEDDTYLILNELRGGDPIRGIDVWVVPKYNPDGYARRSRKNARGVDLNRNYPHGWRDLDGNYESGPRAISEPETRAMMRFLDEIKPRYLISFHQPLHGVDLDTKSNYLARKLIWHLKLPGKRFTCGGVCHGTMTSWYNYKHPGNAITVEYGQSPSRWHLTRRAPDQLLKVLTARR is encoded by the coding sequence ATGAAGACTCGGGTCCTGATCATCGTTTCCCTCGTCCTGACCGCCACCTTGTTGGCGGTCCCGTCCCAGACCAGCGCCGGAGGATTTCCGGCGGTCACCGAGACGCGGATCCTCGGCCACTCGGTCCAGGGTCGCCCCATCCGGGCCTGGCGCCTGGGCGATCCGAATGCCTCGCGAAAGGCCGTCATCGTCTCGACGATGCACGGCAACGAGGACGACACCTACCTGATCCTCAACGAGCTGCGCGGTGGTGATCCGATCAGGGGGATCGATGTCTGGGTGGTCCCGAAGTACAACCCCGACGGCTATGCGCGCCGGAGCCGCAAGAACGCGCGCGGCGTCGACCTGAACCGCAACTACCCGCACGGTTGGCGTGACCTCGACGGCAACTACGAGTCAGGTCCCCGCGCCATCTCCGAGCCGGAGACCCGCGCGATGATGCGGTTCCTCGACGAGATCAAGCCGCGCTACCTGATCAGCTTCCACCAGCCGCTCCACGGCGTCGACCTCGACACCAAGAGCAACTACCTGGCCCGCAAGCTGATCTGGCACCTGAAGCTGCCCGGCAAGCGGTTCACCTGTGGCGGCGTCTGCCACGGCACCATGACGAGTTGGTACAACTACAAACACCCCGGCAACGCGATCACGGTCGAGTACGGCCAGAGCCCGAGCCGCTGGCACCTGACCCGCAGGGCGCCGGACCAGCTGCTCAAGGTCCTCACCGCCCGCCGCTGA
- a CDS encoding enoyl-CoA hydratase/isomerase family protein, translating into MSDPILLNIENHIATITLNRPEAMNSLDIATKEALLDAVTQVAEDDTVRCLVLTGTGRAFCVGQDLKEHIKLLDSGDTDALFSTVDRHYNPIVTAIATMNKPVVAAVQGVAAGAGASLAFACDFRILSTTAGFNLAFTGIALSCDTGASWTLPRLVGRAKALELLYFPSTLSAAESKELGLATTVVAPEELDDEVARLATRLANGPTQSFGSIRRSLTHAAGTSFEEAVAFESAMMTHTGATEDHRAAVASFVAKQKPQFEGR; encoded by the coding sequence ATGTCCGACCCCATCCTGCTCAACATCGAGAACCACATCGCCACCATCACCCTGAACCGTCCCGAGGCGATGAACAGCCTCGACATCGCCACCAAGGAAGCACTCCTGGATGCGGTGACTCAGGTGGCCGAGGACGACACCGTGCGATGCCTGGTGCTCACCGGGACCGGGCGCGCGTTCTGCGTCGGGCAGGACCTCAAGGAGCACATCAAGCTCCTCGACAGCGGTGACACCGATGCCCTGTTCTCCACCGTGGACCGGCACTACAACCCGATCGTCACCGCGATCGCCACGATGAACAAGCCGGTCGTCGCCGCAGTCCAGGGCGTCGCGGCCGGAGCCGGCGCCAGCCTGGCCTTCGCCTGCGACTTCCGGATCCTCAGCACCACCGCCGGCTTCAACCTGGCCTTCACCGGGATCGCGCTGTCCTGCGACACCGGTGCCTCGTGGACCCTGCCCCGACTGGTCGGTCGGGCGAAGGCACTCGAGCTGCTCTACTTCCCCAGCACCCTGTCCGCGGCCGAGTCGAAGGAGTTGGGACTGGCCACCACGGTGGTTGCACCCGAGGAGCTCGACGACGAGGTCGCCCGACTGGCCACCCGGCTCGCCAACGGACCGACCCAGTCGTTCGGCTCGATCCGCCGATCGTTGACGCACGCGGCCGGGACCTCCTTCGAGGAGGCGGTCGCCTTCGAGTCCGCGATGATGACGCACACCGGCGCGACCGAGGACCACCGCGCCGCCGTCGCCTCGTTCGTGGCCAAGCAGAAGCCGCAGTTCGAGGGACGCTGA
- a CDS encoding PaaX family transcriptional regulator: MHARSALFDVYGDLLRTRGNEAPVAALVRLLEPAGISAQAVRTAISRMVREDWLVPVTLAAGRGYRATEQAVGRLEEARQRIYRTRNRVWDGCWHLVVLDPIPDRGRRERVRTSLRWMGFAELRDGLWASPWPQPELDGMLERESTSAARTQSLGFSPPSFPLSGWDLAALGEEYAGWLEAVRSDVAPPGPDPDRDEFAQRFRLVHEWRKFLFRDPGLPEALLPLNWPGTAAADHFRAEATRLKPGADRFVDRILF; encoded by the coding sequence ATGCACGCGCGGTCGGCCCTCTTCGACGTCTATGGAGACCTGCTCCGCACGCGCGGCAACGAGGCCCCGGTGGCCGCCCTGGTGCGGCTCCTGGAGCCCGCGGGCATCTCGGCCCAGGCGGTGCGCACCGCGATCTCGAGGATGGTCCGCGAGGACTGGCTGGTCCCGGTCACCCTCGCCGCGGGGCGTGGCTATCGCGCCACGGAGCAGGCCGTTGGCCGTCTCGAAGAGGCGCGACAGCGGATCTATCGCACCCGCAACCGGGTCTGGGACGGCTGCTGGCACCTGGTCGTCCTCGATCCGATCCCAGATCGTGGCCGGCGCGAGCGGGTGCGCACATCCCTGCGCTGGATGGGTTTCGCCGAGCTGCGAGACGGTCTGTGGGCGAGCCCCTGGCCCCAGCCGGAGCTCGACGGGATGCTCGAGCGCGAGTCGACCTCCGCGGCTCGGACCCAATCGCTCGGGTTCTCTCCCCCGTCCTTTCCGCTCTCCGGGTGGGACCTGGCGGCGCTGGGCGAGGAATATGCCGGCTGGCTCGAGGCCGTGCGCAGCGACGTCGCCCCACCCGGCCCGGACCCGGATCGCGACGAGTTCGCCCAGCGCTTCCGGCTGGTCCACGAGTGGCGCAAGTTCCTCTTCCGCGATCCCGGCCTGCCCGAGGCGTTGCTGCCTCTCAACTGGCCCGGGACCGCGGCCGCAGACCACTTCCGCGCCGAGGCGACCCGACTCAAGCCCGGCGCGGACCGCTTCGTCGACCGCATCCTCTTCTGA
- a CDS encoding DUF3117 domain-containing protein gives MAAMKPRTGDGPMEVTKEGRGIVMRVPLEGGGRLVVELNADEAKELGDLLKGVVG, from the coding sequence ATGGCGGCGATGAAGCCACGGACCGGTGACGGACCGATGGAGGTCACCAAGGAAGGCCGCGGAATCGTGATGCGGGTTCCGCTCGAGGGCGGTGGCCGTCTTGTTGTCGAGCTGAACGCCGACGAAGCCAAGGAACTTGGCGATCTGCTCAAGGGTGTTGTTGGCTGA
- a CDS encoding leucyl aminopeptidase, giving the protein MATPTRIPVLPTQVEPPAYSLSGAPFDHSDDASNDRAVVAVPVLAGEEDGSLVLGPGAADVAEDLGVDLFAVLEHHRASGKPGEVTTHPVLDHPRWSAVHLVGVGSGGNDDLRRAGAGLARVVKDQPLLVSSVATLGDADGLESFVTGLSLGSFEFHWRKDGPKAQPVRRVVLAGGPDLQPALDRAVAIAGAGWTARFLASVPSNLKNPAWLADQAVALSDIPGLKVTVWDEDQLEAEGFGGILAVGKGSATPPRLIRIDYTPSRKSNKGHVALVGKGITFDTGGLSIKPGEAMVNMKRDMTGGAVVLATMAALPALGCTVKVTGFIASAENAISGNSFRPGDVIRHYGGRTTEVTNTDAEGRLVLADAMAYAVAKVKPDVLVDIATLTGAMKVALGLRTGGYFANDEALAELIAEAGGAAGEPLWRMPLASVYEEKLSSKVADGDNGAGNPGAITAALFLQHFAGEVPWAHLDVASVGDAPEDDHEWTPGPTGFGARTLLQWLGGEAPLAGIR; this is encoded by the coding sequence GTGGCCACACCGACGCGAATCCCCGTCCTACCCACCCAGGTCGAGCCCCCGGCATACTCCCTAAGCGGAGCGCCGTTCGACCACAGCGACGACGCGAGCAATGACCGAGCGGTCGTTGCCGTGCCCGTGCTGGCGGGTGAGGAGGACGGGTCGCTCGTTCTCGGCCCCGGTGCGGCAGACGTAGCCGAGGACCTCGGTGTCGACCTGTTCGCGGTCCTCGAGCACCACCGCGCAAGCGGCAAGCCCGGTGAGGTGACCACCCACCCGGTCCTTGATCACCCGCGCTGGAGCGCCGTCCACCTGGTCGGCGTCGGAAGCGGCGGGAACGACGACCTGCGCCGCGCCGGCGCGGGCCTGGCCAGGGTCGTCAAGGACCAGCCCCTGCTGGTCAGCTCGGTTGCCACCCTCGGTGACGCCGACGGGCTCGAGTCCTTCGTGACCGGCCTGAGCCTGGGCTCGTTCGAGTTCCACTGGCGCAAGGACGGCCCCAAGGCACAGCCCGTACGCCGCGTAGTGCTGGCCGGTGGACCTGACCTGCAGCCGGCCCTCGACCGGGCCGTTGCGATCGCAGGCGCCGGCTGGACGGCAAGGTTCCTCGCCTCCGTCCCCTCCAACTTGAAGAACCCCGCCTGGTTGGCCGACCAGGCCGTGGCCCTGTCCGACATCCCGGGCCTCAAGGTCACCGTCTGGGACGAGGACCAGCTCGAGGCCGAGGGCTTCGGCGGGATCCTGGCGGTCGGCAAGGGCTCTGCCACGCCGCCGCGCCTGATCCGCATCGACTACACGCCGTCACGCAAGTCGAACAAGGGCCATGTCGCCCTGGTCGGCAAGGGCATCACGTTCGACACCGGCGGGCTGTCGATCAAGCCCGGCGAGGCGATGGTCAACATGAAGCGGGACATGACCGGCGGCGCGGTCGTGCTGGCCACGATGGCGGCACTGCCGGCGCTGGGTTGCACCGTCAAGGTGACCGGCTTCATCGCCAGTGCCGAGAACGCGATCAGCGGCAACTCGTTCCGGCCTGGCGACGTGATCCGCCACTATGGCGGTCGCACCACCGAGGTCACCAACACCGACGCCGAGGGCCGACTGGTCCTGGCCGACGCGATGGCCTATGCCGTGGCGAAGGTGAAGCCCGACGTGCTCGTCGACATCGCCACCCTGACCGGCGCGATGAAGGTGGCCCTGGGCCTGCGCACCGGCGGCTACTTCGCCAACGACGAGGCCCTGGCCGAGCTGATCGCCGAGGCCGGCGGGGCAGCCGGTGAGCCGCTCTGGCGGATGCCGCTGGCCAGTGTCTATGAGGAGAAGCTCTCCTCCAAGGTCGCCGACGGCGACAACGGGGCCGGCAACCCCGGCGCGATCACGGCAGCGCTGTTCCTGCAGCACTTCGCCGGCGAGGTGCCCTGGGCGCACCTGGACGTGGCCTCCGTGGGTGACGCACCCGAGGATGACCATGAGTGGACACCCGGCCCGACCGGGTTCGGTGCCCGCACCCTGCTGCAGTGGCTGGGTGGCGAAGCGCCGCTCGCCGGCATCCGCTGA
- a CDS encoding O-methyltransferase → MKPTSWTYAEEFVPEDEILAAARSRAEEVGVVPIGSGVGASLRFLASVLDARAVVEIGTGTGVSGLWLLRGMRADGVLTTVDIETEHQRLAKQGFSDAGVPANRARTIPGAALDVLPRLTDGHYDLVFCDGDKREYADYLKEALRLLRPGGVVAFDNALWHDRVADPAQRDEETVAIRDLGRLVVESEGLVPVLLPVGDGLLAIKKEWIPE, encoded by the coding sequence ATCAAGCCCACCAGCTGGACCTATGCCGAAGAGTTCGTGCCCGAGGACGAGATCCTCGCCGCCGCGCGATCGCGCGCCGAAGAGGTCGGGGTCGTCCCGATCGGCTCCGGCGTCGGCGCATCGCTTCGCTTCCTCGCCTCCGTCCTCGACGCCCGCGCCGTGGTGGAGATCGGCACCGGCACCGGGGTCTCGGGCCTGTGGTTGCTGCGCGGCATGCGCGCCGACGGAGTCCTCACCACCGTCGACATCGAGACCGAGCACCAGCGCCTGGCCAAGCAGGGCTTCAGCGACGCCGGCGTTCCCGCCAACCGGGCGCGCACCATCCCGGGTGCGGCACTCGACGTCCTCCCCCGCCTCACCGACGGTCACTACGACCTCGTCTTCTGCGACGGGGACAAGCGCGAGTACGCCGACTACCTCAAGGAGGCGCTGCGCCTGCTGCGTCCCGGTGGTGTGGTGGCGTTCGACAACGCCCTGTGGCACGACCGCGTGGCCGACCCGGCGCAGCGCGACGAGGAGACCGTCGCGATCCGCGACCTGGGTCGACTCGTTGTCGAGTCCGAGGGCCTGGTCCCGGTGCTGCTGCCCGTGGGCGATGGCCTGCTGGCGATCAAGAAGGAGTGGATCCCGGAATAA
- the sigE gene encoding RNA polymerase sigma factor SigE → MTESQVSPGVPTWDEIVSQHSERVYRLAYRLTGNRADAEDLTQDVFVRVFRSLSGYSPGTFEGWLHRITTNLFLDGARRKQRIRFDALSDERADRLRAEGGIPHDEYSDQRFDDDIEQALAQLPPDFRAAVVLCDVEGLSYDEIAEILGAKLGTVRSRIHRGRTMLREALAHRAPSAGRERYSGPGVATRFATSTRGGRR, encoded by the coding sequence GTGACCGAGTCGCAGGTGTCACCGGGAGTGCCGACGTGGGACGAGATCGTCTCGCAGCACTCCGAGCGCGTCTACCGCCTCGCCTACCGGCTGACCGGCAATCGCGCCGACGCCGAGGACCTCACCCAGGACGTCTTCGTCCGGGTCTTCCGTTCGCTGTCCGGCTACAGCCCCGGCACGTTCGAGGGATGGCTGCACCGGATCACCACGAACCTGTTCCTCGACGGGGCGCGGCGCAAGCAGCGGATCCGCTTCGACGCGCTCTCCGACGAACGTGCCGACCGGCTCCGGGCCGAGGGCGGCATCCCGCACGACGAATATTCCGACCAGAGGTTCGACGACGACATCGAGCAGGCGCTGGCCCAGCTGCCGCCGGACTTCCGCGCGGCGGTCGTGCTCTGTGACGTCGAGGGACTTTCCTACGACGAGATCGCCGAGATCCTGGGCGCCAAGCTGGGCACGGTCCGCTCCCGCATCCACCGCGGCCGGACGATGCTCCGCGAGGCCCTTGCCCACCGCGCACCCTCGGCCGGTCGCGAACGCTACAGCGGGCCCGGGGTCGCCACCCGGTTCGCCACCTCGACCCGGGGAGGGCGTCGATGA
- a CDS encoding zf-HC2 domain-containing protein codes for MIGPVIGHVGSRVGALVDGQLPAAEAERLWAHVVSCGQCRDAVEREGWVKTRLAGLRSDGCQPAAPNYLQAVLCQPPSGPEDRETTYADPAGRRRAVTVAFLGASSVGVAVVGVLALTVPAQSPSLDRRGPATSISRVTEGPASAVPVTATGGSVSATQSSAQSNATAQPGASKTELLPEWVRITK; via the coding sequence ATGATCGGCCCGGTGATCGGTCATGTCGGTAGCCGGGTCGGTGCCCTGGTTGACGGGCAGCTGCCCGCCGCCGAGGCCGAGAGGCTCTGGGCACACGTGGTCAGTTGTGGTCAGTGCCGCGACGCGGTCGAGCGGGAGGGCTGGGTGAAGACCCGGCTCGCCGGTCTCCGCAGTGACGGGTGCCAACCCGCGGCTCCCAACTATCTGCAGGCCGTCCTCTGCCAGCCCCCGAGCGGACCTGAAGACCGGGAGACGACGTACGCCGATCCTGCCGGTCGACGTCGAGCGGTCACCGTGGCATTCCTCGGTGCCAGCTCCGTCGGCGTTGCCGTGGTCGGTGTCCTCGCACTCACCGTTCCGGCCCAGTCGCCGTCCCTGGACCGGCGTGGTCCGGCGACCTCCATCTCGCGAGTCACCGAGGGCCCGGCCAGCGCCGTACCGGTCACCGCAACCGGTGGCTCGGTGAGCGCGACCCAGTCCAGTGCGCAGTCCAATGCAACCGCGCAGCCCGGTGCGTCCAAGACCGAGTTGCTTCCCGAATGGGTGAGGATCACCAAGTGA
- a CDS encoding S1C family serine protease encodes MNDNHTPEHEDRDDAEVTAALPIDDREDTLSLDRDELEQSGASPEDPREGPQTYAPPAPGAVPAGRPAPGYAGPSSYAPHNGPSTHAPGQQQSAQAGQPGQFAQPGPSTGLPPTQRPDAGQHQGMGGYGPAGGYGPGNTAVLAPQHAQGPGQPPATRTRDTKVLPGWFWPVLCAMTLVLGLMGGALGALVIDKTNDPTTSGRTNGGLADVTTVTDAPLPKDGSVAAVAKSLLPSTVQIIAESSGEGATGSGFFLDKEGHVVTNNHVVASAADGGKIQIVDHKRKRHDATVVGRSPVYDLAILYVEGLEDVTPASLGTSADLNVGETVVAIGSPLGLDSTVTSGIVSALNRPVTTGNSQDDQSYINAVQTDAAINPGNSGGPLVDLEGRVIGVNSAIATTGGGLGGESGNIGVGFAIPIEQVITTADQILKNGKAQYPVIGAQVQSDKDGRGAKIAEVMKGQPAEEAGLKKNDIVTALDGRAVTDSPSLIVAIRAHVPGDTVTLTVDRGGKEMELKVELEGQVG; translated from the coding sequence GTGAACGACAACCACACGCCGGAGCACGAGGACCGCGACGACGCCGAGGTGACGGCTGCGCTCCCGATCGACGACCGGGAGGACACCCTCTCCCTGGACCGCGACGAGCTGGAGCAGTCCGGAGCCTCGCCGGAGGACCCCCGCGAGGGGCCGCAGACCTACGCGCCTCCTGCGCCCGGTGCCGTTCCGGCCGGCCGACCCGCTCCGGGCTACGCCGGTCCCAGCTCCTACGCGCCGCACAACGGTCCTTCGACCCACGCTCCGGGGCAGCAGCAGTCAGCTCAAGCCGGGCAGCCCGGACAGTTCGCTCAGCCGGGGCCCAGCACCGGGCTGCCGCCCACGCAGCGCCCCGACGCTGGCCAGCACCAGGGCATGGGCGGCTACGGACCTGCCGGCGGCTACGGCCCGGGCAACACCGCGGTCCTCGCCCCCCAGCATGCCCAGGGCCCGGGGCAGCCACCGGCGACCAGGACCCGGGACACCAAGGTGCTGCCCGGCTGGTTCTGGCCGGTGCTCTGCGCAATGACCCTGGTCCTCGGCCTGATGGGTGGCGCACTCGGCGCCCTGGTGATCGACAAGACCAATGACCCGACCACGTCCGGTCGCACCAACGGCGGCCTGGCCGACGTCACCACGGTCACCGATGCGCCACTTCCCAAGGACGGCAGCGTCGCGGCGGTGGCCAAGAGCTTGCTGCCCAGCACCGTCCAGATCATTGCCGAGTCTAGCGGCGAAGGCGCCACCGGCTCCGGCTTCTTCCTGGACAAGGAAGGTCACGTGGTCACCAACAACCACGTGGTCGCCAGTGCAGCCGACGGCGGCAAGATCCAGATCGTCGACCACAAGCGCAAGCGTCACGACGCCACCGTGGTCGGCCGCAGCCCGGTCTATGACCTGGCGATCCTCTACGTGGAGGGTCTCGAGGACGTCACCCCCGCGTCCCTGGGCACCTCGGCCGACCTCAACGTCGGTGAGACGGTGGTCGCCATCGGTTCACCGCTGGGCCTCGACAGCACGGTCACGTCCGGCATCGTCAGCGCGTTGAACCGCCCGGTCACCACCGGGAACAGCCAGGACGACCAGTCCTACATCAATGCAGTCCAGACCGACGCCGCGATCAACCCCGGCAACTCCGGTGGACCGCTGGTCGACCTCGAGGGCAGGGTGATCGGCGTCAACTCCGCCATCGCCACCACCGGCGGAGGCCTGGGTGGGGAGTCCGGCAACATCGGCGTCGGCTTCGCGATCCCGATCGAGCAGGTGATTACCACCGCCGACCAGATCCTCAAGAACGGCAAGGCGCAGTACCCCGTCATCGGCGCCCAGGTCCAGAGCGACAAGGACGGTCGCGGAGCCAAGATCGCCGAGGTCATGAAGGGCCAGCCCGCCGAGGAAGCCGGTCTGAAGAAGAACGACATCGTCACCGCACTCGATGGCCGTGCCGTCACCGACAGCCCCAGCCTGATCGTCGCGATCCGCGCCCACGTCCCGGGCGACACGGTCACCTTGACCGTCGATCGTGGTGGCAAGGAGATGGAGCTCAAGGTCGAGCTGGAGGGCCAGGTCGGCTGA
- a CDS encoding metallopeptidase family protein: protein MSLSRRDRRDHGLRGPQILPAKTPGGLRARPRPTRRERFDSLVLGIVTEIETRWERHLGLLEYAVEDTPLVPDDWAPDNVPLSSLIRGTGGQASRLVLFRRPIEQRCGSREELEAMVLMIVVEQIAELLGLDAEQVDPRYRAEE, encoded by the coding sequence ATGAGCCTCTCGAGGCGCGATCGTCGCGACCACGGACTGCGCGGTCCGCAGATCCTGCCAGCCAAGACCCCGGGTGGACTCCGAGCCCGGCCCCGGCCGACTCGCCGGGAGCGGTTCGACTCGCTGGTGCTCGGCATCGTCACCGAGATCGAGACGCGCTGGGAGAGGCACCTTGGGCTGCTGGAGTATGCCGTCGAGGACACTCCCCTGGTCCCGGACGACTGGGCGCCGGACAACGTTCCGCTCTCGTCCCTGATCCGGGGCACGGGCGGCCAGGCCTCTCGGCTGGTGCTCTTCCGCCGGCCGATCGAGCAGCGGTGCGGTTCGCGTGAGGAGCTGGAGGCGATGGTGCTGATGATCGTCGTCGAGCAGATCGCAGAACTCCTCGGCCTGGACGCGGAACAGGTGGATCCGCGCTACCGGGCCGAGGAGTGA
- a CDS encoding DUF3499 family protein yields MNPARRCSRTACGRQAVNTLTYVYADKTAVLGPLATYAEPHAYDLCEQHSERLSAPRGWDVLRLAADPSTLEPSSDDLLALADAVREAARPIAPAIEPEAPAGLAAESGRVTTRRGHLRAISSD; encoded by the coding sequence GTGAATCCCGCACGTCGTTGCTCGCGTACCGCATGTGGCCGCCAGGCGGTCAACACGCTGACCTATGTGTACGCCGACAAGACGGCGGTCCTCGGCCCGCTCGCGACCTATGCCGAGCCGCACGCCTACGACCTGTGCGAGCAGCACAGCGAACGACTCAGCGCCCCGCGTGGCTGGGACGTGCTGCGTCTCGCCGCCGACCCGAGCACGCTGGAGCCGAGCAGCGACGACCTGCTGGCACTGGCCGACGCCGTCCGGGAGGCCGCACGTCCGATCGCGCCGGCGATCGAGCCCGAGGCGCCAGCCGGCCTTGCCGCCGAGTCCGGCCGGGTCACCACCCGTCGCGGTCACCTGCGCGCGATCAGCAGCGACTGA